From the genome of Xiphophorus couchianus chromosome 6, X_couchianus-1.0, whole genome shotgun sequence, one region includes:
- the kif1ab gene encoding kinesin-like protein KIF1A isoform X4 yields MAGASVKVAVRVRPFNSREIGKESKCIIQMSGNTTTILNPKQPKENKSFNFDFSYWSHTTPEDINYASQMQVYKDIGEEMLLHAFEGYNVCIFAYGQTGAGKSYTMMGRQEQDQQGIIPLLCEDLFTKINDSNNDNSMSYSVEVSYMEIYCERVRDLLNPKNKGNLRVREHPLLGPYVEDLSKLAVTSYNDIQDLMDSGNKARTVAATNMNETSSRSHAVFNIIFTQKKHDMETDNTSEKVSKISLVDLAGSERADSTGAKGTRLKEGANINKSLTTLGKVISALAELDSAPNKNKKKKKVESFIPYRDSVLTWLLRENLGGNSRTAMVAALSPADINYDETLSTLRYADRAKQIRCNAVINEDPNNRLVRELKEEVARLKDLLYAQGLGDIIENLCDYKNFVNNRQAVNQRGDLSTVTNAMTGMSPSPSLSVLSSRAGSISNLHDRIFSPASEEAIERLKETEKIIAELNETWEEKLRRTEAIRMEREALLAEMGVAMREDGGTVGVFSPKKTPHLVNLNEDPLMSECLLYYIKDGITKVGRENAKTRQDIVLSGHFIRDEHCTFSSTTGPQGEGCVILEPCEGSETYVNGKRVTSPTVLRSGNRIIMGKSHVFRFNDPEQARLERERTPCAETPVEPVDWAFAQRELLEKQGIDMKQEMEQRLQELEDQYRKEREEASNLLEQQRLDYESKLEALQKQVDSRYLESPEEEEEPEEEVPWTMRETELALWAFRKWRFYQFTSLRDLLWGNAIFLKEANAISVELKKKVQFQFVLLTDTLYSPLPPDLLPPSVAKERERRPFPRTIVAVEVQDQKNGATHYWTLEKLRQRLDLMREMYDRAAELPSSTVDDCDHALTGGDPFYDRFPWFRLVGRAFVYLSNLLYPVPLVHRVAIVSEKGEVKGFLRVAVQAISADEEAPDYGSGVRQSGTAKISFEDNQFEKFQSESCPGGLPHSNTSQEELRIVEGEGQNVEIGISADEVNNNTCAATQEPPYSPVKSLGLGLDLPLELSPEKALSHLKIGSTFTFRVTVLQASSISAEYADIFCQFNFIHRHDEAFSTEPLKNTGRGPPLGFYHVQNIKVEVTKSFLEYIKTQPIVFEVFGHYQKQPFPPLCKDLISPLRPSRRQFPRVMPLSKPVPATKLSTLTRSTAGPCHAKYDLMVFFEICELEANGDYIPAVVDHRGGMPCHGTFLLHQGIQRRIRVTIAHETGNDIEWKEVKELVIGRIRNTPEADETIIDPNILSLNILSSGYFWPKHDDNVSLGVDHRTFYRFEAAWDSSMHNSLLLNRVTPYGEKIYITLSAYLEMENCTQPTVITKDFCVVFYSRDTKLPASRSIRNFFSTGCLRPSESNRVTGVYEVTLCHVADNGSPGMQRRRRRVLDTSVAYVRGEENLAGWRPRSDSLILDHQWELEKLSLLQEVEKTRHYLLLREKLEATLQAGQDALYKSSDICDFAKSPVLSSSPAPDSPNQRQRELAAKCLRLLMHTFNREYSQVSSSASESKLSEMTASLMRDSSSSGLSTLTPSSTCPSLVDGHFDIRLTEPSSGASTPDLDPFSPVDRKKALRGYTFVPDIQEIRVSPIVSKKGYLHFLEPHSSGWVRRYVVVRRPYVYLYRSERDNVERAVINLSSAKVEYSEDKQTLLRTPNTFAVCTEHRGILLQAANDKEMHDWLYAFNPLLAGTIRSKLSRRKSVQSLPAAQRI; encoded by the exons ATGGCGGGGGCTTCAGTGAAGGTGGCGGTGAGGGTCCGACCCTTTAACTCCAGGGAGATTGGAAAGGAGAGCAAATGCATCATTCAGATGTCAGGGAACACCACAA ctatccTGAACCCAAAACagccaaaagaaaacaagagctTCAACTTTGACTTCTCATACTGGTCACACACTACG CCTGAGGACATCAACTATGCGTCTCAGATGCAGGTGTACAAGGACATCGGAGAGGAGATGCTGCTCCACGCCTTTGAAGGCTACAATGTGTGCATATTTGCATATGGACAGACAGGAGCTGGCAAAAGCTACACCATGATGGGACGACAGGAACAAGACCAGCAGGGGATTATACCTCTG CTTTGTGAGGACCTTTTCACTAAGATCAATGACAGCAACAATGACAACAGCATGTCTTACTCTGTGGAG GTAAGCTACATGGAGATTTACTGTGAGCGTGTGCGTGACCTGCTGAATCCCAAGAACAAAGGAAACCTGCGTGTGCGAGAGCACCCCCTGTTAGGACCGTACGTCGAAGATCTGTCTAAGTTAGCAGTGACTTCGTACAATGACATTCAGGACCTGATGGATTCTGGAAACAAGGCCAG GACTGTGGCTGCCACCAACATGAATGAGACCAGCAGTCGCTCTCATGCTGTATTTAACATCATCTTCACACAGAAGAAACATGACATGGAGACAGACAACACTTCAGAAAAG GTCAGCAAGATAAGTCTGGTAGACTTGGCCGGCAGCGAGAGAGCTGATTCAACTGGAGCTAAAGGGACACGACTGAAG GAAGgtgcaaacataaataaatctcttaCCACACTTGGAAAAGTCATTTCTGCTTTAGCTGAACTG GACTCTGCTCCGAATAAG aacaagaaaaagaagaaagtggaGAGTTTTATTCCTTACAGAGATTCAGTTCTGACTTGGCTCCTGAGGGAGAACTTAG gagGAAACTCTCGCACAGCCATGGTGGCAGCTCTCAGTCCTGCAGATATTAATTATGATGAAACTCTAAGTACTCTTCG GTATGCTGATCGTGCCAAACAGATCCGCTGCAACGCCGTGATCAACGAGGATCCCAACAACCGCCTGGTCCGCGAGCTGAAAGAGGAGGTTGCTCGCCTCAAAGACCTGCTGTATGCACAGGGCCTGGGAGACATCATCGAGA ATCTGTGCGATTACAAGAACTTTGTGAACAATCGCCAGGCTGTCAATCAAAGGGGTGATCTCTCCACAGTGACCAACGCCATGACAGGAATGAGTCCCTCCCCCTCGCTCTCTGTCCTGTCCAGCCGGGCCGGCTCCATCAGTAACCTTCATGACCGCATCTTCAGCCCGGCCAGCGAGGAGGCCATCGAAAGGCTCAAG gaaacagagaaaatcaTTGCAGAGCTTAATGAGACTTGGGAAGAGAAGCTGCGTCGTACTGAGGCGATTCGCATGGAGAG AGAGGCTCTGCTGGCTGAGATGGGTGTTGCTATGAGAGAAGATGGAGGAACTGTCGGTGTCTTTTCTCCCAAGAAG ACCCCTCATCTGGTGAACCTCAACGAGGATCCGCTAATGTCTGAGTGTCTGCTCTACTACATCAAAGATGGCATTACCAA GGTTGGTCGCGAAAACGCCAAAACTCGACAAGACATCGTTCTTAGCGGCCACTTCATTAGAGATGAGCACTGTACCTTCAGCAGCACAACAGGACCGCAGGGAGAAG GATGTGTCATCCTTGAGCCATGTGAGGGGTCAGAGACATATGTCAATGGGAAGAGAGTGACCTCGCCCACTGTTTTGCGATCTG gGAACCGCATCATCATGGGTAAAAGCCACGTGTTTCGCTTCAACGACCCGGAGCAGGCCCGCCTGGAGCGGGAGAGAACGCCATGTGCGGAGACCCCGGTGGAGCCCGTGGACTGGGCCTTCGCTCAGAGGGAGCTGCTGGAGAAGCAAGGCATAGACATGAAGCAGGAGATGGAGCAGAG GCTTCAGGAGCTTGAAGACCAATACCgcaaagaaagagaagaagccAGTAACCTGCTTGAGCAGCAGAGGCTG GACTATGAGAGTAAACTGGAGGCCCTTCAGAAACAAGTAGACTCTAGGTACCTGGAGTcacctgaggaagaggaggagcctGAGGAGGAAG TGCCGTGGACGATGCGTGAAACTGAACTGGCACTCTGGGCTTTCAGAAAGTGGCGGTTCTACCAGTTCACCTCCCTCAGGGATCTGCTCTGGGGAAATGCCATCTTCCTCAAAGAGGCAAATGCTATTAGTGTGGAACTAAAGAAAAAG GTGCAGTTCCAATTCGTCCTGCTGACAGACACTCTTTACTCTCCGCTCCCACCTGACCTGCTGCCTCCCAGTGTGGCTAAGGAACGAGAGAGGCGACCTTTCCCTCGAACAATAGTAGCCGTTGAAGTGCAGGATCAGAAGAATGGAGCCACGCATTACTGGACTTTGGAAAAGCTCAG gcaGAGGCTGGACCTGATGAGAGAGATGTATGACCGAGCTGCAGAGCTGCCCAGCAGCACTGTGGACGACTGCGACCACGCCTTGACCGGAGGGGACCCCTTCTACGACCGCTTCCCCTGGTTCCGTCTGGTTGGCAG GGCTTTCGTGTACCTGAGTAATCTGCTGTATCCGGTGCCTCTGGTGCACCGCGTGGCCATCGTCAGTGAGAAGGGAGAGGTCAAAGGTTTCCTCAGGGTGGCGGTCCAGGCCATATCAG CTGATGAGGAGGCCCCTGATTATGGATCTGGAGTGAGGCAGTCAGGCACTGCCAAGATCTCCTTTGAAGACAACCAATTTGAGAAG TTTCAGAGTGAGTCGTGTCCTGGAGGTTTGCCACATTCCAACACCTCCCAAGAGGAGCTCAGAATCGTGGAGGGAGAAGGACAAAACGTCGAGATAGGAATCTCAGCGGATGAGGTCAACAACAACACCTGTGCAG CCACTCAGGAGCCTCCTTACAGCCCTGTGAAGAGTTTAGGTCTGGGTCTGGACCTTCCACTGGAGCTGTCTCCAGAAAAAGCTCTGTCACACCTGAAGATTGGCAGCACCTTCACCTTCAGAGTCACCGTCCTTCAGGCTTCCAGCATCTCAGCAGAATACGCCGACATTTTCTGCCAGTTTAA cttcatcCATCGTCACGATGAAGCTTTTTCAACTGAGCCACTGAAAAACACGGGCAGAGGGCCTCCGCTCGGATTCTATCATGTACAAAAT ATCAAGGTGGAAGTGACCAAGTCATTCTTGGAGTACATTAAGACTCAGCCCATCGTCTTTGAGGTGTTCGGACACTATCAGAAACAGCCTTTCCCTCCATTATGCAAAGATTTGATCAG TCCTCTGAGACCCTCCAGGAGGCAGTTTCCGCGGGTGATGCCACTATCCAAACCAG tGCCAGCCACAAAGCTCAGCACGCTGACTCGCTCCACTGCTGGACCTTGTCATGCCAAATATGACCTCATGGTCTTCTTTGAGATCTGTGAGCTGGAGGCTAATGGAGA CTACATCCCAGCTGTTGTTGACCACAGAGGCGGCATGCCGTGCCATGGGACTTTCCTTTTACATCAG GGCATACAGAGAAGGATCAGAGTTACCATTGCTCATGAAACAGGAAACGATATCGAGTGGAAGGAGGTGAAGGAGCTTGTTATCG GTCGCATTCGAAACACACCAGAGGCTGATGAGACCATCATTGACCCCAACATCCTTTCCCTCAACATTCTCTCCTCTGGATACTTCTGGCCAAAACATGATGACAA CGTTTCATTGGGCGTTGATCATAG GACCTTCTATCGATTCGAGGCGGCATGGGACAGCTCCATGCACAACTCTCTGCTTCTGAACAGAGTCACTCCATACGGAGAGAAGATCTACATCACTCTCTCAGCTTACCTGGAG ATGGAGAACTGCACTCAGCCGACAGTTATCACCAAAGATTTCTGCGTGGTGTTTTACTCCCGTGACACAAAGCTTCCAGCCTCCCGATCCATCAGGAACTTCTTCAGCACTGGCTGCCTCAGGCCCTCAGAGAG TAATCGTGTCACCGGAGTTTATGAGGTCACTCTCTGCCATGTTGCAGACAACGGAAGTCCAG GAATGCAGCGTCGTCGCAGGCGTGTTCTTGACACCTCTGTGGCATACGTGCGAGGAGAGGAGAACCTGGCGGGTTGGAGACCCCGCAGCGACAGCCTCATCCTTGACCACCAGTGGGAGCTGGAGAAGCTCAGCTTACTGCAAGAG GTGGAGAAAACCAGGCATTACCTCCTGCTGAGGGAAAAGCTCGAGGCAACTCTCCAGGCAGGGCAGGACGCACTTTACAAGAGCAGCGACATTTGTGACTTTGCAAAGAGCCCCGTCCTCAGCAGCAGCCCCGCTCCTGACAGCCCCAACCAGAGGCAGAGGGAGCTAGCTGCTAAG TGTCTGCGCCTGCTGATGCACACATTCAACAGAGAGTACAGCCAGGTGAGCAGCAGTGCCAGTGAAAGCAAG CTTTCAGAAATGACTGCGTCACTCATGAGGGACTCGTCCTCCTCTGGCTTGAGCACACTTACTCCCTCCTCTACTTGCCCCTCATTGGTCGATGGCCATTTTGACATCCG GCTCACTGAACCGAGCTCAGGAGCATCGACACCGGACCTGGACCCGTTCAGCCCAGTGGACAGAAAGAAAGCTCTGAGAGGATACACCTTTGTTCCTGACATACAAGAGATTCGCGTCAG CCCCATCGTGTCAAAGAAGGGCTACCTGCATTTCTTGGAGCCCCACAGCAGTGGCTGGGTGAGGCGTTATGTGGTCGTGCGCAGACCCTACGTCTACCTGTACCGCAGCGAGAGGGACAATGTGGAGAGGGCTGTCATCAACCTGTCCTCAGCTAAAGTGGAATACAGTGAAGATAAACAGACATTACTGCGG ACTCCTAACACATTTGCGGTGTGCACTGAGCATCGTGGGATACTGCTGCAGGCCGCCAACGACAAAGAGATGCATGACTGGCTGTACGCCTTTAACCCTCTGTTAGCTGGTACCATCAG GTCCAAGCTCTCCAGGAGAAAGTCAGTCCAGTCGCTCCCAGCTGCTCAGCGGATCTAA
- the kif1ab gene encoding kinesin-like protein KIF1A isoform X5, translating to MAGASVKVAVRVRPFNSREIGKESKCIIQMSGNTTTILNPKQPKENKSFNFDFSYWSHTTPEDINYASQMQVYKDIGEEMLLHAFEGYNVCIFAYGQTGAGKSYTMMGRQEQDQQGIIPLLCEDLFTKINDSNNDNSMSYSVEVSYMEIYCERVRDLLNPKNKGNLRVREHPLLGPYVEDLSKLAVTSYNDIQDLMDSGNKARTVAATNMNETSSRSHAVFNIIFTQKKHDMETDNTSEKVSKISLVDLAGSERADSTGAKGTRLKEGANINKSLTTLGKVISALAELDSAPNKNKKKKKVESFIPYRDSVLTWLLRENLGGNSRTAMVAALSPADINYDETLSTLRYADRAKQIRCNAVINEDPNNRLVRELKEEVARLKDLLYAQGLGDIIETYRGTLPAITGLKLTNAMTGMSPSPSLSVLSSRAGSISNLHDRIFSPASEEAIERLKETEKIIAELNETWEEKLRRTEAIRMEREALLAEMGVAMREDGGTVGVFSPKKTPHLVNLNEDPLMSECLLYYIKDGITKVGRENAKTRQDIVLSGHFIRDEHCTFSSTTGPQGEGCVILEPCEGSETYVNGKRVTSPTVLRSGNRIIMGKSHVFRFNDPEQARLERERTPCAETPVEPVDWAFAQRELLEKQGIDMKQEMEQRLQELEDQYRKEREEASNLLEQQRLDYESKLEALQKQVDSRYLESPEEEEEPEEEVPWTMRETELALWAFRKWRFYQFTSLRDLLWGNAIFLKEANAISVELKKKVQFQFVLLTDTLYSPLPPDLLPPSVAKERERRPFPRTIVAVEVQDQKNGATHYWTLEKLRQRLDLMREMYDRAAELPSSTVDDCDHALTGGDPFYDRFPWFRLVGRAFVYLSNLLYPVPLVHRVAIVSEKGEVKGFLRVAVQAISADEEAPDYGSGVRQSGTAKISFEDNQFEKFQSESCPGGLPHSNTSQEELRIVEGEGQNVEIGISADEVNNNTCAATQEPPYSPVKSLGLGLDLPLELSPEKALSHLKIGSTFTFRVTVLQASSISAEYADIFCQFNFIHRHDEAFSTEPLKNTGRGPPLGFYHVQNIKVEVTKSFLEYIKTQPIVFEVFGHYQKQPFPPLCKDLISPLRPSRRQFPRVMPLSKPVPATKLSTLTRSTAGPCHAKYDLMVFFEICELEANGDYIPAVVDHRGGMPCHGTFLLHQGIQRRIRVTIAHETGNDIEWKEVKELVIGRIRNTPEADETIIDPNILSLNILSSGYFWPKHDDNVSLGVDHRTFYRFEAAWDSSMHNSLLLNRVTPYGEKIYITLSAYLEMENCTQPTVITKDFCVVFYSRDTKLPASRSIRNFFSTGCLRPSESNRVTGVYEVTLCHVADNGSPGMQRRRRRVLDTSVAYVRGEENLAGWRPRSDSLILDHQWELEKLSLLQEVEKTRHYLLLREKLEATLQAGQDALYKSSDICDFAKSPVLSSSPAPDSPNQRQRELAAKCLRLLMHTFNREYSQVSSSASESKLSEMTASLMRDSSSSGLSTLTPSSTCPSLVDGHFDIRLTEPSSGASTPDLDPFSPVDRKKALRGYTFVPDIQEIRVSPIVSKKGYLHFLEPHSSGWVRRYVVVRRPYVYLYRSERDNVERAVINLSSAKVEYSEDKQTLLRTPNTFAVCTEHRGILLQAANDKEMHDWLYAFNPLLAGTIRSKLSRRKSVQSLPAAQRI from the exons ATGGCGGGGGCTTCAGTGAAGGTGGCGGTGAGGGTCCGACCCTTTAACTCCAGGGAGATTGGAAAGGAGAGCAAATGCATCATTCAGATGTCAGGGAACACCACAA ctatccTGAACCCAAAACagccaaaagaaaacaagagctTCAACTTTGACTTCTCATACTGGTCACACACTACG CCTGAGGACATCAACTATGCGTCTCAGATGCAGGTGTACAAGGACATCGGAGAGGAGATGCTGCTCCACGCCTTTGAAGGCTACAATGTGTGCATATTTGCATATGGACAGACAGGAGCTGGCAAAAGCTACACCATGATGGGACGACAGGAACAAGACCAGCAGGGGATTATACCTCTG CTTTGTGAGGACCTTTTCACTAAGATCAATGACAGCAACAATGACAACAGCATGTCTTACTCTGTGGAG GTAAGCTACATGGAGATTTACTGTGAGCGTGTGCGTGACCTGCTGAATCCCAAGAACAAAGGAAACCTGCGTGTGCGAGAGCACCCCCTGTTAGGACCGTACGTCGAAGATCTGTCTAAGTTAGCAGTGACTTCGTACAATGACATTCAGGACCTGATGGATTCTGGAAACAAGGCCAG GACTGTGGCTGCCACCAACATGAATGAGACCAGCAGTCGCTCTCATGCTGTATTTAACATCATCTTCACACAGAAGAAACATGACATGGAGACAGACAACACTTCAGAAAAG GTCAGCAAGATAAGTCTGGTAGACTTGGCCGGCAGCGAGAGAGCTGATTCAACTGGAGCTAAAGGGACACGACTGAAG GAAGgtgcaaacataaataaatctcttaCCACACTTGGAAAAGTCATTTCTGCTTTAGCTGAACTG GACTCTGCTCCGAATAAG aacaagaaaaagaagaaagtggaGAGTTTTATTCCTTACAGAGATTCAGTTCTGACTTGGCTCCTGAGGGAGAACTTAG gagGAAACTCTCGCACAGCCATGGTGGCAGCTCTCAGTCCTGCAGATATTAATTATGATGAAACTCTAAGTACTCTTCG GTATGCTGATCGTGCCAAACAGATCCGCTGCAACGCCGTGATCAACGAGGATCCCAACAACCGCCTGGTCCGCGAGCTGAAAGAGGAGGTTGCTCGCCTCAAAGACCTGCTGTATGCACAGGGCCTGGGAGACATCATCGAGA CGTATCGAGGCACCCTTCCTGCCATCACTGgtttgaaat TGACCAACGCCATGACAGGAATGAGTCCCTCCCCCTCGCTCTCTGTCCTGTCCAGCCGGGCCGGCTCCATCAGTAACCTTCATGACCGCATCTTCAGCCCGGCCAGCGAGGAGGCCATCGAAAGGCTCAAG gaaacagagaaaatcaTTGCAGAGCTTAATGAGACTTGGGAAGAGAAGCTGCGTCGTACTGAGGCGATTCGCATGGAGAG AGAGGCTCTGCTGGCTGAGATGGGTGTTGCTATGAGAGAAGATGGAGGAACTGTCGGTGTCTTTTCTCCCAAGAAG ACCCCTCATCTGGTGAACCTCAACGAGGATCCGCTAATGTCTGAGTGTCTGCTCTACTACATCAAAGATGGCATTACCAA GGTTGGTCGCGAAAACGCCAAAACTCGACAAGACATCGTTCTTAGCGGCCACTTCATTAGAGATGAGCACTGTACCTTCAGCAGCACAACAGGACCGCAGGGAGAAG GATGTGTCATCCTTGAGCCATGTGAGGGGTCAGAGACATATGTCAATGGGAAGAGAGTGACCTCGCCCACTGTTTTGCGATCTG gGAACCGCATCATCATGGGTAAAAGCCACGTGTTTCGCTTCAACGACCCGGAGCAGGCCCGCCTGGAGCGGGAGAGAACGCCATGTGCGGAGACCCCGGTGGAGCCCGTGGACTGGGCCTTCGCTCAGAGGGAGCTGCTGGAGAAGCAAGGCATAGACATGAAGCAGGAGATGGAGCAGAG GCTTCAGGAGCTTGAAGACCAATACCgcaaagaaagagaagaagccAGTAACCTGCTTGAGCAGCAGAGGCTG GACTATGAGAGTAAACTGGAGGCCCTTCAGAAACAAGTAGACTCTAGGTACCTGGAGTcacctgaggaagaggaggagcctGAGGAGGAAG TGCCGTGGACGATGCGTGAAACTGAACTGGCACTCTGGGCTTTCAGAAAGTGGCGGTTCTACCAGTTCACCTCCCTCAGGGATCTGCTCTGGGGAAATGCCATCTTCCTCAAAGAGGCAAATGCTATTAGTGTGGAACTAAAGAAAAAG GTGCAGTTCCAATTCGTCCTGCTGACAGACACTCTTTACTCTCCGCTCCCACCTGACCTGCTGCCTCCCAGTGTGGCTAAGGAACGAGAGAGGCGACCTTTCCCTCGAACAATAGTAGCCGTTGAAGTGCAGGATCAGAAGAATGGAGCCACGCATTACTGGACTTTGGAAAAGCTCAG gcaGAGGCTGGACCTGATGAGAGAGATGTATGACCGAGCTGCAGAGCTGCCCAGCAGCACTGTGGACGACTGCGACCACGCCTTGACCGGAGGGGACCCCTTCTACGACCGCTTCCCCTGGTTCCGTCTGGTTGGCAG GGCTTTCGTGTACCTGAGTAATCTGCTGTATCCGGTGCCTCTGGTGCACCGCGTGGCCATCGTCAGTGAGAAGGGAGAGGTCAAAGGTTTCCTCAGGGTGGCGGTCCAGGCCATATCAG CTGATGAGGAGGCCCCTGATTATGGATCTGGAGTGAGGCAGTCAGGCACTGCCAAGATCTCCTTTGAAGACAACCAATTTGAGAAG TTTCAGAGTGAGTCGTGTCCTGGAGGTTTGCCACATTCCAACACCTCCCAAGAGGAGCTCAGAATCGTGGAGGGAGAAGGACAAAACGTCGAGATAGGAATCTCAGCGGATGAGGTCAACAACAACACCTGTGCAG CCACTCAGGAGCCTCCTTACAGCCCTGTGAAGAGTTTAGGTCTGGGTCTGGACCTTCCACTGGAGCTGTCTCCAGAAAAAGCTCTGTCACACCTGAAGATTGGCAGCACCTTCACCTTCAGAGTCACCGTCCTTCAGGCTTCCAGCATCTCAGCAGAATACGCCGACATTTTCTGCCAGTTTAA cttcatcCATCGTCACGATGAAGCTTTTTCAACTGAGCCACTGAAAAACACGGGCAGAGGGCCTCCGCTCGGATTCTATCATGTACAAAAT ATCAAGGTGGAAGTGACCAAGTCATTCTTGGAGTACATTAAGACTCAGCCCATCGTCTTTGAGGTGTTCGGACACTATCAGAAACAGCCTTTCCCTCCATTATGCAAAGATTTGATCAG TCCTCTGAGACCCTCCAGGAGGCAGTTTCCGCGGGTGATGCCACTATCCAAACCAG tGCCAGCCACAAAGCTCAGCACGCTGACTCGCTCCACTGCTGGACCTTGTCATGCCAAATATGACCTCATGGTCTTCTTTGAGATCTGTGAGCTGGAGGCTAATGGAGA CTACATCCCAGCTGTTGTTGACCACAGAGGCGGCATGCCGTGCCATGGGACTTTCCTTTTACATCAG GGCATACAGAGAAGGATCAGAGTTACCATTGCTCATGAAACAGGAAACGATATCGAGTGGAAGGAGGTGAAGGAGCTTGTTATCG GTCGCATTCGAAACACACCAGAGGCTGATGAGACCATCATTGACCCCAACATCCTTTCCCTCAACATTCTCTCCTCTGGATACTTCTGGCCAAAACATGATGACAA CGTTTCATTGGGCGTTGATCATAG GACCTTCTATCGATTCGAGGCGGCATGGGACAGCTCCATGCACAACTCTCTGCTTCTGAACAGAGTCACTCCATACGGAGAGAAGATCTACATCACTCTCTCAGCTTACCTGGAG ATGGAGAACTGCACTCAGCCGACAGTTATCACCAAAGATTTCTGCGTGGTGTTTTACTCCCGTGACACAAAGCTTCCAGCCTCCCGATCCATCAGGAACTTCTTCAGCACTGGCTGCCTCAGGCCCTCAGAGAG TAATCGTGTCACCGGAGTTTATGAGGTCACTCTCTGCCATGTTGCAGACAACGGAAGTCCAG GAATGCAGCGTCGTCGCAGGCGTGTTCTTGACACCTCTGTGGCATACGTGCGAGGAGAGGAGAACCTGGCGGGTTGGAGACCCCGCAGCGACAGCCTCATCCTTGACCACCAGTGGGAGCTGGAGAAGCTCAGCTTACTGCAAGAG GTGGAGAAAACCAGGCATTACCTCCTGCTGAGGGAAAAGCTCGAGGCAACTCTCCAGGCAGGGCAGGACGCACTTTACAAGAGCAGCGACATTTGTGACTTTGCAAAGAGCCCCGTCCTCAGCAGCAGCCCCGCTCCTGACAGCCCCAACCAGAGGCAGAGGGAGCTAGCTGCTAAG TGTCTGCGCCTGCTGATGCACACATTCAACAGAGAGTACAGCCAGGTGAGCAGCAGTGCCAGTGAAAGCAAG CTTTCAGAAATGACTGCGTCACTCATGAGGGACTCGTCCTCCTCTGGCTTGAGCACACTTACTCCCTCCTCTACTTGCCCCTCATTGGTCGATGGCCATTTTGACATCCG GCTCACTGAACCGAGCTCAGGAGCATCGACACCGGACCTGGACCCGTTCAGCCCAGTGGACAGAAAGAAAGCTCTGAGAGGATACACCTTTGTTCCTGACATACAAGAGATTCGCGTCAG CCCCATCGTGTCAAAGAAGGGCTACCTGCATTTCTTGGAGCCCCACAGCAGTGGCTGGGTGAGGCGTTATGTGGTCGTGCGCAGACCCTACGTCTACCTGTACCGCAGCGAGAGGGACAATGTGGAGAGGGCTGTCATCAACCTGTCCTCAGCTAAAGTGGAATACAGTGAAGATAAACAGACATTACTGCGG ACTCCTAACACATTTGCGGTGTGCACTGAGCATCGTGGGATACTGCTGCAGGCCGCCAACGACAAAGAGATGCATGACTGGCTGTACGCCTTTAACCCTCTGTTAGCTGGTACCATCAG GTCCAAGCTCTCCAGGAGAAAGTCAGTCCAGTCGCTCCCAGCTGCTCAGCGGATCTAA